The sequence below is a genomic window from Babesia bigemina genome assembly Bbig001, chromosome : II.
ACGAACTCACAGCGGTCGCCCTCGCAGGTCAGCTCGCCTACGAGCGCGCCCGtgccgccgctgccgaCGAATAGCACGTCCTTCCTCACGCGGTTGCGATCCTGGAGTTCGGGTGGCAGCGACGCCTCAAGCGGGCGCGCCAGCTGTAGCAGCCTGGCCTCCTCGATGAACGGCAGCAGAGCCACCCACTGGTACTTGTAGCGTTTGCCGTTGGGGTCCTCCCGGAATTGCGTGGGGTAGAAGCTGGCGATGGGCGACTCGGGGTCGGTCATGAGATGACGCAGCTCGCCGGGCAGGCAGTGCGCCGAGCGGATGGGCATCACactcagcagctgctgaaacGGGGTGTACGGCTCGCCGTAGTCGAAGCTGAACTCCATCCCCTCGAACTTCAAGTCGGAACAGAAGGGCGCGTAGTGGAACGGGTAGAACCATCCCCAGCTGGCACAGCCCTGGTAGTAGTAGCGCAGCACCCAGCACATGCCCTTCACGTATTCTGCCGCCACTGTGGCGGCGAACGCGGACACGTCATCGGTTTCCGATAGATTGAACTTTTGCCGATAGTAGGCAGCTTTCCACAGCTTGGAGTCGTTCAGCGACAGGTCGATGGGCTCCACCGGGTCGGCGATCTCACGGTGCGCCTTGAGCAGCTCGTCGCAACGCTTCTTGAACGCGGCTGCCACGTCGAGCTCCGACATTGACGCCGCGCTTTTACAATCGGCGTTGTCGGTTTCGGACGCCGACGACCCATCCGACCCTTTCAAAGGGCCGACACTAGAGGCGGTGCCGTGGCCATTTGTCGTATGCGGTACTTCGTCCGGCGAACCACCTACTTTGGATGGATTCGCACCGCTCGGGGCGGTGCCACGTGTAGACAAGCTGCGATCTGAATTCTGAGCATGGTGGGTATCCCTGGACGACTCGTCCGCTGCCGCCTTTTGTGACTCCTGTTGTGCCCGGCGCGCCTTCTGGCGCTGCTTGAAATCCTGCTCCGTTCGAAAGACGTCGTCCTCCACACGAGCGATGAACGACACAAACCGCTCCACCTGGGGGAAGTTAATCTCGCCCTCGTTTGTTAGGTAGTCGCCCAGATCTGGGAGCACGCTCTGGTACAGCAGGATCATCTGGTCGATTGAGCCCCCGGGGATCGACACCGATGGCAGGTGCGGCAAAAAGTCGTTGCCGCAGAAGAAACACATCAGGACCAGGTCGTCGATGCAGCGCTCGAAGGCTATCGACCCCCCGCCACCGCTCCAACCCGCGGGgaagtacagctggtgCGATAGGTACTCCCGCAACACGGGGATGCGCAAAAACTGCATCGGCTTCCAGTTCTGCCGCAGCATTGAGCGGTAGGACTTGTCGCTCCGGAGCTTGGTGCACCCGGACAGCGGGTTCGCCTGCGCAGCTAGAACCGCCTTGCGGATCTCCTGTTCAGGTTTGCGCGTCGTAGGGATGATGACGGCGATCTCCCGGATGATGTAGAAGTTGACCTCGTGGGTGGCCAGACCCAGCATGATCAGGTCGGCGTCCATCCCGTGCAGCACGTGGCGGGTGTTGGGGTCGTGCTGCGGCGAGTGCCGCTGGTTCCTGATGAAGTTCATGATCTTGTGCTCGCCCTCGCCCGGCACGTTCGGGTCCGAGTATATCACGTGGATGCGCGACCACGACTCGAACACGCGGCGCCGCTCCTCGATGAACGACACGACGCGGCGACTCAGCTCGTGCATGAACGGGGTGCCCGGCGTGATCACGTTGCTGTCCCAGCGCTTCTCCTTCGGCGGCACGACGATGTTCTTGCTGGCGAACTCCGCGGCCACCTTCTCGTACGTCGAAGCCTCCAAATCGGCCTCCGCCGCCGATTTGAACCTGCGGGACCGCTGCTGGTTCATCTTGGCCCGAGGCGCGACGCCGTCGATGGCAAGGAACAGCAACTTGCGGGGGCGCACCAGGTAGAAGAGACGGTCCAGGTAGTCGAATATACACTGGAACATCACCTCCTCCGATGGCGGCTGTTCCAGTCCTTCGGGGTGGCAACAGGGGTGGATCAGACCGTTCATGTCTACATAGAGATTGTCGAATTCCCCGTTCGGGTTCGGCATGAGCAGGTCCATCCCGAAGGATTCCACGTCGCTGAAGTCCACATCGCGCTCGTTCAGGTCATCCTTCACGTCCTGTACCACACGCGGGTACCGGCTGCAAAGCCAGCGATAAAAGGTCGGTACTCCCATCTCACGGGATGCGCCGCAGCCCGCACGGAACTGGCGTGCGGTGGGCCCTTAGAAAATGAACGCCGCTGGGAGTCGCGGCGGCGTACGGAAAGTGGATGTCTCAACGCTGGCGGAGCTACTGGAATCTTGGGTGGCAATCCAGCCGCTGCTGAGACGCGCTACACGGCGCCCAGCAGCTCACACATCCCTATACAACAGTCGGCTAGTGCAGCCTGTTTGGCGGCGGGGCGCCCTGGCGACCTCCGGGAGCTGATGCGTGTGGTCGCTAACACAGATGTGCGTGAGCCCAGCGCGCGGATTAAACCTGCGCGCCGGATAATTTAgtgcttaggtgatcagtgcgTATGATGTGTGTTTTATAGACGGGTGCGTAGTCTCGCTGTTCGGCGATAGATTGTGCTGACACCCGGCGCATCGCTGATGTCAGGGCCTCGGGCGCGGGGACGTTGACCACGATCACTTCACTTCCGAAGAAATAAAAACGAGACATCACCTGATCCCACGCATGCTTTCTTTCATAGAAAAGCGGCATCATGGGAGTCGAGGCGACGCTCATTTGCGTCGATAACTCGGAGTACTCTCGCAACGGGGACTTCTCCCCGAGCAGGCTGGCCGCGCAGGTCGATGCCAGCGGACTTATCGCAAGCGCGAAGCTCTCGGAGCACTTTGAGAACACTGTGGGTATCGTCTGCTTCGCTGGCCGGGGCTCCAGGCTCATCGCCGCGCCCTCAAACGACCTCGGCACATTCCTCTCCGGGCTGCAGCTGGTCACACCTTACGGCGAGAGCGAGTTCATCAAGGGGATACAAACCGCCCAGCTTGCGCTCAAGCACAGGCTCAACAAGtcccagcagcagcgcatcaTCTGCTTCTTCGCAAGCCCTATCAAGGAGGACCGCACACACTACGTTATGCTGGGGAAACTGCTCAAGAAAAACAACGTCTCCATCGACATCATCAACCTGTGCAACGATGTGGCGACCGAGGAGAAACTCGCAGCGCTCCACGCCGCGGTCAACAACAACGACACCTCGCACTACCTCCACTGCAAGGCGGGGGGCGACATGCTGCTCAGCGAGATGATACTCAACTCGCCCATCATGCAGGGCACGGACGTCGGCGGCATGGCAGCCGGCTACAACTCAAACCTGGGCGACTTCGGCGTGGACCCCGAGATGGACCCGCAGCTCTACATGGCACTGCGCATGTCCCTGGAGcaggaggaggagcgcgTCCGCAAGGAGACCGCGAAACACGCCGCAAACAACGGCGCCGAGCATCCGACGCAGACGCTGACCATCGCCGACGTCGAAAACCAGATCAAGGACATGGCGGCCATCCAGATCGTCCCACTCCCGAGGGTCATGGAGATGGTCATGACCTCGGAGGGaaacccggagctgctggagtcgcTGATATACTCGCTGCCGGAAGTCGACCTGGAGGACGAGCGCTTCAAGGTAAGCAAATCCACCGCCACACCCTACACCAACGTTGCAGGAGCTGGTCGACAAACTCAAGGAGCTCCTGCCCATGCTCCCGCTGGGATGATTTTTAACATGAGGCACACGGCCTGCCCGGCGCAACTGCAGCTCGTGGGGGTTGTGACACTTTAATGACAACGTAGCTGAACACTCATTTCAAAAAAAAACGAAatggcagctccgatgtgTCTGCGGGGTACCCGGATTTCCTAGTGGAGCGCACGCATGCAGCACTTCAGGAAACACCAACGTGCGCACGACTCGTCCGATCGACATCGTTTCAACGACACGAAGAAGCAGGGGAGGTGGATCGGAGGGACACTCTTCAGTTGTTACCATCCATTTGGTCAGAAGGCGAAGACGAAATGGCATCGCAACCCGCTACGCACGTATAACTGTAACAACTGATGGAGGGATGGCTGACGCACTGGTGTATCGGCTGGAGGCTCTGTTAAGCTAGTGGAACGTATTAGACACATCGACTGTTTTGTGCTATCAACCAAAGGTGATACGGAGGCGATGCAACACGATAAATACGTAAGCAAAACCATTATTTTTACGGCGTGTATGCGTTAGACGCGCCGCCAGTGGCCACCATCCGCGGATGTGTAACGTCGATAGGCATTAGGCGCTGAGCTGCGTCCTCCGGCACTGCGGTTGAAATTGCCGGCATTTCACGTGATCAACAGTCCGATAATAAAGAATACAAGCTGCTTGCAAAGTAACGTGTATGTGAAGGGCCGTGCCCTCGTCTACCGCGCCGGGCACACCCTGCACATCTGAGCCGGACCGCTCTGCCACTACAGATGCCTATCATACGCCGGACTCAATTCAGAAGATTTGTGAAAATGAGTCGTGTGTTCgcctcgccgctgcacggcgGCCTCGAGTTCGACGGCGAAGAGGAATGCTACAAAACGAGCACGGGCTTCGAGTTCCACCCGGGGTCGTGCGCCGCGAAAAACTCCATCAGGGAACGCCTCAACGCACACTTCGCTCCCTCGCTCGCCGAGCCGCGGATACCGGTGGCGGAGGCGCTGGAGCGGGCGTGCAAGCTCTCGGTCGAGTGCATCAAGACCGAGGAGCTGCAGGCGTTGCTCGAGCGGAAGGACTACGTGCCGATCAGCTACGATGGCTTCGAGCCCTCGGGCAGAATGCACATCGCCCAGGGCATATGCAAGGCCCACAAGGTCAACGAGCTGAAGAAGATGGGCATCCGCAGCGTGATGTGGATCGCCGACTGGTTCGCCGTGCTCAACGACAAACTCGGCGGCGACATGGCGAACATCAGGCTGGTGGGCGAGTACTTCAAGCAGGTCTGGCGCGCGTCGGGGATGGACATGTCCGCCGTTGAGTTCCTCTGGGCGAGCGAGGAAATCAACAAGAACCCCGACCTCTACTGGAGGCTCGTCATGGACATCAGCCGGTCGTTCAACATCACGCGGTTCAAACGCTGCAGCGAGGCCTTGGGGCGTGCCGAGGGCGACAACAGGCCGGCGGCGTCCCTGCTGTACCCCGCCATGCAGTGCGCCGACATCTTCTACATCGGGGCGgacatctgccagctgGGACTCGACCAGCGCAAGATCAACATGCTCGCCAGGGAGTACTGCGAACTCAAAAACGTGGGCGCCAGGCCGATCATCATGTCGCACCACATGATGCCCTCGCTCGCGCACCAGGGGGGCAAGATGTCCAAGTCGGTGCCGAACTCGGCCATCTTCATGGAGGACACGGAGGCGGAGGTCAACGCCAAGATCAAGAGCGCATGGTGCCCGGAGAAGGAAGTGACGGACAACCCGTGCATCGCCTACTTCGACCTCATCGTGTTCCCGCATTTCAAGACGGTCACCATCCCGCGGAAGCCCAAAAACGGAGGTAAGCAATCGGTAGCACGCCACCGGCCATGCCCGCGGACGGCGGACTGGCCAACCACCGTGTTGCGGCACAAACTGACACCCATGCAGGCGACGTGACCTACGACTGCCAGGAGAAGTTGGAGGAGGACTACAAGTCAGGAGCGCTGCACCCCGCCGACCTCAAGCCGGCGCTGGCCAGCTACATCAaccgcctgctgcagcccGTCAGGGACTACTTCCAGAACAACCCCGAGGCCAGCAAGCTCGCGAAGCAGGTCGCggagctgcagaagctcAAGGCACCGGCGGAGGAGAAGGACAAATAGAGGACCATGAGGGCGGCGACGGCAGGCGCGCAACCCGCCCCTCACCCTCACAATGCAGCATAGCGGGTGCCTGACGCGAACCGCAACACACGCAATAATCACGCTAAATGCACAGCAGTGGTGTCTAGAAGTATTATACTGGGTTCAGTGTCTTCGACGCCTAGACCCCGTTGCTCCGATCGTCTGCGGCTGCGCCGCCCAGATGGCGCCTGAGACGTTGCGTGGCGCCATCCCGGGCCCGCGCGCGTGCCACTCAGTCGCTCTCAGCAATGTGAGTCAGGTAGGTCTCAATCTCCTGCTCGCTGAGCTGGCGGAACACGGGGTTGTCGCGGGTGCAGATCGCAACCTCGATGCTCTTGGCGCCGTTAAGCTGGTCGTACGCGTCGATGGCGATCATAGCCTTGATGGCCTCGACAGTGACCCGCGTCTCAGCGCCGCCGGTGAGGTGGTGCGACTCGGTGTCCACCTCGAGGTCAGACTTGACCTTCTCCTTCAACGTGACGGTCTCACGCTGCTTCAGGATGCGCTCCAACGCGTTCTCGCCTTCCTGGTCCTTTGCGCCCACGCTGCACGCCTACGGCGTCGTGTGTCAGGAGCACAACGCCACTCACCTTGTACCCGCTGAACCATCCCGACGCGTCGAATTTGTAGATGACCGGGCCGTTCTCCTCGTCGATGGCCATTATCAGGCCGGCTGCGGCGGTATGGAGGCACGGACTGGCAAGAACTCACTGCAGGCGCGGAGGCGCATGTACGCGTGCTGGGTGTAGACCTGGTTAATGTCCGCCAGCTTCTCGCACAGCACACGCGCGGGGATGTTGCATCCATACTTGTACTGGTACTCGAGCGCGATCTCGCGGCTCTTGTAGAGAATGCTCATACAGTCGCCTGCAAACAGTCAGTGGCAGTCCAGTTTGGCTGTACATGGGCGGGGCAAGCGGGTAGAGCGAGCCCGGAGCAAAGAACGGACGCACATGGATCGTGAGACAAACGGAGCGGCCGAAGCGGCAACACCTACCTGGAAAACCGATGAGAAGGGCCATGACCTCGTCAGTGATGTGGTAGAGGTGCGTAACGGAGGACTGGTCAAGCAGCACGTCCTGAAAAACTTGTACGCCGGCACGTAGACCACCAACCTGATTGCCCTGCTGGGCCGACAGCTTTTTCTGCGAAACCACTGCGATCGCGTTGTCATCCTTCACGGCCAATCCAGTCAGGTTGGAGCATTTGACCGCCCGGAGCGCGTACTCTGCGAAAGCTGCACAGGACCACCCGGCGACCTACCGAGCTGGTACAACTTGCCATCGGGAGAGAAGATCGTGATGTGGCGGTCGTACCCTACATTGTTAGACCGCACCATTTTTTCTAAGTGCGTAAAAATGGAACGTGACCTGCCGTCCGCCGGCGACGTGCGCAGCCTACGTGCGACGTGTTGTTGGGGCCGTCAAGCGACCGCAGTGCCCGAAAGGCGCGAAAACGCGACACATTACACGTTAACCGCCATTGTATGGCCGGATAAGTTAGTTGGCTGTCGGCGGTGCGTTTGCCAAGACCGCGGCTATGGACAGACACACCCGTACGGCAGCCGGGGCTGTCTGAGCCTTCTCAACTACGCGTGCACTTACGCACGCAACGTTGCAGCGTAGAAGCTAGAAATCGTGTATTTAGATGCAGCGGGGTGGGAACAATTCACACATCCGTCGTTATCGTTGCCAATTTGTGGAACGAGTCCTTTCCTTGCCTAGGCATCCGGAGTACGCTGGCGGGGCTCCTACCAGCACCTAGCGATTACGAGAGTCGTATACGTGCATAGTGCGCCTTTTGTCTGTTGGAGTTCATAAAATCGCCATAAAATGCGAAACCCATTTAGCCTGTACATCCGTGCATTCCACCATGAGCTGTGCCAAACCGCTTGCTGCAGGCGGCTGTTTTCCGGAACTAGCACTGGGTCGCAAGTGCGAACGGTCGTGTATAACACCACAATCGCAAGCTACGTGCGCCTGATGCGTCAGATGGACCCGCCCTTTACGCAGACAAAACAGGAATGGTGGACCTCGCAGATCGAGGAGGGGTTGATGCGTGGGCCACGACCCGCAGCGCGAAGGAAACGCGAAAAGGGAGATGCAGTCGCTACAGCCCTGGATAACTATGAGTGGGCTCTCGAAGAAAACCGTCGTGATTTTGAACGGGTTTCGGATGTGGTGCGAAGGGAAGCTGCTAAAATCACTGACGGGATGCAAGAAAAATTGGAATATGAAGTCATCGGAGATCACGCTTATTTCGTCGTAAACAGCAGCGCGTTCAATCACGAAGGTGGACGTGGGCAAGCCGGCGGTGTAGTGGAAGATGAGGACCGTGTATGCCTGGTGAGGGCGGGCCTGCCGAATCGCAGGGGGATGAATCGCAAAAGGCAGCCGAGGGGACAGCCATCAGAAGCCGATGAACCTTATATCATCGGCAGACAACAGGGCGTCCTGGACTTCGGGAACATCGTCGATGGGAGAGGCAACCTCGTAAGCAATATACGGAGCATGCGAGTAGGGCAAACGCGTCACCCGAACGCCGTACTGGCCCTAGTTCACGACGCGTCTAATCCTGATATGGGCAAGGAAGTGCACTTCGTTGCAATAAACTGCGTGAAGAAGAAAGGATACCACCCGAAAGGCGGTGCGAAAATACGGAATGTTCCCAAGGTGTTGCCTGACTATCTCACCGGAGTGGACGAACTGCACTTCCTTCCGCGAGGAGGGGCGAGAGACAGGCACTGTGCCCGTGTGTTCTATACGCTAGTTAACGAGCAAGAAAGGGCTTGGCAGCTGCGAGTAGCCTACGTATGCACAAGCAACGGTAAAATCACCAACGACAGGCCCGTGTACACCGAACGCGACCCGACAAAATACGTCGCGATCCACAAAACGAAGGATGGGCGGATGCTGATTGTGGCGGCGCTTTCGCATGGCCGGACGTTTGAAACCTTCTGCATAAAAGCCAACGCAACTCCCAAATTGTACCGCGTGCCGTTGGCCTCTGATACCAAGGCGTTTCTGGAGCACAGGCAAAATCACTTGTATGCTGTCCGCCACGTCACAGTCAATGACACTGGAGATATGGAATCACGAGCAAGTTTGAACTACCGGAAATTCGCATCTATGGACAATGTTAAAGCGCAGGGGATCGACTCATCACGGTACGACGGTGGATGCGTGCATGGAAAAAATCAGTGGCATACGCACGACACGTCATTGTTATGGGCGGTGTCAAAGATGGACGACAGAGCACTGATACCAAACTTCAAAAGAAGCAAAAGAGTGGAAGCTGTTGCTGCTCGTGCTTGTGGTGAGATTTACCGTGGTGGATCCGGCCGGTGGAAAACGGTTGCGACTTTTGACCACCGAGTCGTTGCCGACATAGACATGATGTATCGCGGACTGGTTATATACGCCATGGCACCCCCTTCTACGCCAACCATACTTGTGATGCCCTTTTGTGCATTGAAATCACGCGGCAAAGGAATCGATGGACGCGGTAATCGCAACGGGCTCTGTGAGGTCGACCTGCCCCTCAGGGTTGGGGCCATCGAACCCCAAGGAAACTCAAACTTCGGAGCAACCAAGGTGGCAATTGTTATCAATGCGCCTGGGACGCGTGATATCAAGTGCTATCTAGATCTAGATGTTGTCCGTGAAGCCAGCAGTAAAACGGATCCTCGGCGGGGCAATGGTGATAGCGAGACCAAGGCAGCATCACGGGTGACCGAAGCACGTAGCAGGAACCCAACGTTCCAGGGCGCGGAGCTCCGCAACAACGTTGTAAGATCTTCCCTGCAAACGCTGACGTGCGTTGGAGACGTGCCAAGCACACACCACCATGTCTGCCACGTAGCTACAAGAGATGGTACCTGCAGGGTGCCGGTCACCCTCATCAAGAAGGCTTCGAATACGCAAACGCGGTTCGCTGCAGCAGATTCGGTGCTATCTAGTTTTCAAAATACAGGGAATAAGTGCGTAGTGTATGTGTATGGCGCATACGGTCAGTGCCTTCAGGTCAACAATGACGTCGAGCACAACGTTCTGCTGGCTCTGGGATACACGCTGTGTTTCGCTCACGTGAGAGGAGGGGGGGAAATGGGTAACAGTTGGCACGTCGATGCTACCAAAAGCGAGAAACACCGCGGGATCACAGACCTCGCGGATGTGCTGGAATTCCTTCTGGCAAAAAGCATAGCCCAGCGCAATAAACTCGCCATTGCTACCAcctctgcgggcggggtccTTGGCGGGTGCATATACAACATGCTCCCAGGTTTATGCAGCTGCGTACTGCTCAAGCTTCCCTTCCTAGACGTCCTGGATGCGATCGCGGACCCGTCCAAGCCGCTGACGCAGCTTGAGCTCGAGGAATTCGGCGGCATGGATGACATCAGCGTCGATGAAGTCTACTCATATAATCCGTGCAGCAACGCCAGAACCAAGGCCGGCGCGAAGCCGGCGTTGGTCATCCAGTGCAACGCGGAAGACGCAAGGGCGCCCTGGCGGCACAGCGCCGGCTTCGTCGCGCTCAACGGCCGACACTGCAGCAACATTTTCATGAAGATCACGCACGGATCCCATGTGGACGGCTCTAGCCAGGAGGAGCGGTTGCAGCTGATAGCCGAGAGGGTTCAAATCCtcgagcagcagctcggAGAAGAAGGCCGACTTGCGTGCCGCGGAGCGGCTGAGATCAGCGACTATCTATAAATATTCTTTCAGTAGGATTATTAAAATGTGATCACATGCCTGTCTTGTATACGCATTGAATAGTTGGACGGACTATCTGCAGGCCGACGCGCCGGGCACACCGACTGGAACGGACTCGCCGAAACTCAAAGCGGAGACAGGTGAAGTCATCCAACACACCTACAATCGCAATCATGACGAGCCTCTACGATAACATTTCGGACTTCTGGACCTCGGATGAGGAGCAGAAGGACGAGCCGAGACCCAATGAGCTCAGCCTAGGAACAGTAAGACAGGATGCAAGCGCCTTCAAAAGGGAATATCATCCCCTGGACTTCTCTCAAGCGTTCACTAACCCGCTGGATTCCATGTCGTGGGTGCCGATAATGGATCAGGCGGAGCTGAAGGACTCCCCGTTCGACCTACTGGATAAAGATGACCACGACAGCTGCTTCGACATCGACGTTGACCTGCTGGAAAAGCAGCTGTTTGGTGACTCCATGGACTTCGCCGACAATGAGCCCGAGTTCAACCTGGCAGACATGGCGACCGAACTCGACGCCATGACACGCGGAGGCGTCGACCAACTGACTGAGCCTCATTTGGGGCAGACAGGAGCAAGCAACGTCGAGATAGCTGCAGAGCAACCACAAGGTTTGTATGCATTATTTGTATATTGCATTAATGTTGAGCCAACAAGTGGTTGGATTTGTCCAACGGGAACTCAACCGCTTTATTATATTACCTGATGCACCAACTTAAACGCCGTGCAGAGCCGTGGCCAGCCTCACAGCATAGGACATCTATAATCAAGATAAAGCCTGTTAATGAGTCTGAGGAGCCAGTAGAGGCGGCCATGGTAGTGCCGAAGCCGGATGACGAAAAGAGCTACATACGCACCAAGTGGTCAATCGTTGACGACTCCTCGCTACCGGAGACTGAAAACTATATAATCGAATACCCATTCGAGCTTGACGATTTCCAGAAACGTGCGATCCACCACCTCCACAGGATGAAGCATGTTTTCGTGGCGGCACATACGTCGTCGGGGAAGACAGTGGTAGCGGAGTACGCCGTGGCGCTCGCCATAAGCAGGGGGAAGAAGGCCGTGTACACTAGCCCCATCAAGGCCCTCAGCAACCAGAAGTATCGCGAATTCACGAAACGGTTCGGAAGTGAAGCAGTCGGTATCATCACGGGTGACGTCTCGTGCAATCCGAACGCAGCGTGCCTTATAGTCACGACCGAAATTTTGCGCAACCTCCTATATAGAGGAGATGCCATAATCGGGCAAATAGGAGTTGTCATTTTTGACGAGGTCCACTACATAAACGACGTCAACCGCGGTGTGGTGTGGGAAGAGGTGTTCATCATGCTACCCAAGTCGCTGCAGTTGGTCATGCTCAGCGCCACCGTGCCCAACTACACTGAGTTCGCAGATTGGATAGGAGCCATCATGGAACGCGAGGTCATCACCATAGTCACAAGCAAGCGTCCGGTGCCGCTCATGCACTTCTTATACATATACGGGCGCGTcttcctgctgctggacaatAAGGGCTTCAACAAGGACGCGTATCACCAAATGTACAAGTACTCCACGCTAACAAAGAGCGGTAACGTAAAGCGCACCACCTTCAAGGGCCACGTGCAGAAACTCCAGCGGCTCATCAGGTTGCTCGAGACGGCGCACAAGCTACCAGTGGTGCTATTCTGCTTCAACAGGGCCAAGTGCGAGGCATATGCACGGGAAATGCCCAATCTCAACCTGAGTTACACCCAGGTACAGCGGTCCCGGATACACCTCTTCCTCAAGGAGTCGCTCAGCAGCATCAGCGAAAGCGACCGAAATCTGGCGCAGGTCAGAAGCATCATAAAGTTGCTCTACAGGGGGATCGGCGTGCATCATTCGGGCTTGTTGCCACTTATGAAAGAGATAGTAAGTTTTTGTGCACTGAGGAACTGATGGCCCGCAGGTGGAGATACTCTTTTCCAGAGGACTCATAAAAGTGCTCTTCGCAACGGAAACCTTCGCCATGGGGGTGAACATGCCTGCCCGGTCTGTGATTTTCACCTCCATACACAAGCACGATGGACAAAAGACGAGGCACCTCACTGCCTCCGAGTACACGCAAATGGCTGGGAGAGCAGGCAGGAGGGGCCTCGACTCGTTCGGAAGCGTTTACATATTCTGCCCGGATGACCCGCCGGACTTGCAGGACCTCACCAACATGATGTTCGAAAAGTCGACGAAGCTGGAAAGCAGGTTTAGAATCACCTATAACATGCTCCTGCAAGTCCACTCGAGAGAGCACATGAACATCACGGAAATGATGCTGAAGTCGTTCAAAGAGAATGACAAAATGAAGAATATTCCTATCTTCAAGCGTGATGGGGTGCGCAAACGACAGGAGCTGCTCACGCTGCCAAAGGTGGACTGTATATACGGCGAACCCAGCATCGAAGAGTACCACCGGCTAGATATGCTCTCTAGGCGTATCGCCAACAGCCTCCACGAAAATCTCTGGAACCACAGGGAGAACGCGCAGATATTCAAAGCAGGGCGGGTCCTAATGGTCCATTCGCTAGGGTTTTGCAACACAAGCTCCTACGCGTGCATTATCGCGTCCTCAAAGGGCAAGGCTCTCGAACTCAAGGTCCTGTTGCTGCTACCGGACTTGTACGACGAATCCAAAGCAACGGGGACCATACATACCACCATTAGTGCGTACAATCACGCGGAAATCAGGTTCGCGATTTGTGAGTCTATCGACGTACGCAATGTCTCTTTTGTATACAACAATGTAGTCAACGTGAAAAACACGAACGCCAGCTTCGGAGATACCAAGGAAATCGGAGTGGCGCTCATGGCGTCTGTAGCGTCAGAGCTGCACAAATTGGTAGACACCAAGAAACTGGAGCTCCTTGTGTTCAACAAGCAGCTCAAGCAGACGTCGCTGCAGTTCTACGGGGTTGTGCTCAAACAGCGCGACATATACCACGAGATGTCGAAAAACAAGTGCACCAACTGCCACCTGAAGGACAAGCACTATTCCGTGCAGGCGCGCGTGAAGGAGTGCCAGCGTGAAATCGAGGAAATCAGCGCCAACCTTAAAGAGGAGTCGCTGCACGCCTACGACGAGATGATCTCGAAGGTGGAGGTGCTCAAGCAACTCGAGTTCCTGGATGAGCACGGTAAGCCAACGGTCAAGGGG
It includes:
- a CDS encoding Prolyl endopeptidase-like, producing the protein MRNPFSLYIRAFHHELCQTACCRRLFSGTSTGSQVRTVVYNTTIASYVRLMRQMDPPFTQTKQEWWTSQIEEGLMRGPRPAARRKREKGDAVATALDNYEWALEENRRDFERVSDVVRREAAKITDGMQEKLEYEVIGDHAYFVVNSSAFNHEGGRGQAGGVVEDEDRVCLVRAGLPNRRGMNRKRQPRGQPSEADEPYIIGRQQGVLDFGNIVDGRGNLVSNIRSMRVGQTRHPNAVLALVHDASNPDMGKEVHFVAINCVKKKGYHPKGGAKIRNVPKVLPDYLTGVDELHFLPRGGARDRHCARVFYTLVNEQERAWQLRVAYVCTSNGKITNDRPVYTERDPTKYVAIHKTKDGRMLIVAALSHGRTFETFCIKANATPKLYRVPLASDTKAFLEHRQNHLYAVRHVTVNDTGDMESRASLNYRKFASMDNVKAQGIDSSRYDGGCVHGKNQWHTHDTSLLWAVSKMDDRALIPNFKRSKRVEAVAARACGEIYRGGSGRWKTVATFDHRVVADIDMMYRGLVIYAMAPPSTPTILVMPFCALKSRGKGIDGRGNRNGLCEVDLPLRVGAIEPQGNSNFGATKVAIVINAPGTRDIKCYLDLDVVREASSKTDPRRGNGDSETKAASRVTEARSRNPTFQGAELRNNVVRSSLQTLTCVGDVPSTHHHVCHVATRDGTCRVPVTLIKKASNTQTRFAAADSVLSSFQNTGNKCVVYVYGAYGQCLQVNNDVEHNVLLALGYTLCFAHVRGGGEMGNSWHVDATKSEKHRGITDLADVLEFLLAKSIAQRNKLAIATTSAGGVLGGCIYNMLPGLCSCVLLKLPFLDVLDAIADPSKPLTQLELEEFGGMDDISVDEVYSYNPCSNARTKAGAKPALVIQCNAEDARAPWRHSAGFVALNGRHCSNIFMKITHGSHVDGSSQEERLQLIAERVQILEQQLGEEGRLACRGAAEISDYL
- a CDS encoding proteasome subunit alpha type 6 protein, putative, which gives rise to MVRSNNVGYDRHITIFSPDGKLYQLEYALRAVKCSNLTGLAVKDDNAIAVVSQKKLSAQQGNQDVLLDQSSVTHLYHITDEVMALLIGFPGDCMSILYKSREIALEYQYKYGCNIPARVLCEKLADINQVYTQHAYMRLRACTGLIMAIDEENGPVIYKFDASGWFSGYKACSVGAKDQEGENALERILKQRETVTLKEKVKSDLEVDTESHHLTGGAETRVTVEAIKAMIAIDAYDQLNGAKSIEVAICTRDNPVFRQLSEQEIETYLTHIAESD